A section of the Acidimicrobiales bacterium genome encodes:
- the tsaE gene encoding tRNA (adenosine(37)-N6)-threonylcarbamoyltransferase complex ATPase subunit type 1 TsaE: MIRLRSASPEDTRAIGAAVAGLARPRDLVLLAGDLGAGKTVFTQGFGSALGVKEPITSPTFTLVRTYAGRIPLVHADVYRLERVQEVIDLGLPELLDDGGGAVAVVEWGDVAAATFAADYLSVRMDYDEDGDEARWVSVRGVGPRWSARAESLRAALAPWEKQ, from the coding sequence TTGATCCGCCTGCGCTCCGCCTCGCCCGAGGACACCCGCGCCATCGGCGCCGCCGTGGCCGGCCTGGCCCGCCCGCGTGACCTCGTTCTCCTGGCCGGGGACCTGGGGGCGGGCAAGACCGTGTTCACCCAGGGCTTCGGCTCCGCCCTCGGCGTCAAGGAGCCGATCACCAGCCCCACCTTCACCCTCGTGCGCACCTACGCCGGGCGCATCCCGCTCGTCCACGCCGACGTCTACCGCCTGGAGCGGGTCCAGGAGGTGATCGACCTCGGGCTTCCCGAGCTGCTCGACGACGGCGGGGGCGCGGTGGCGGTGGTGGAGTGGGGGGACGTGGCGGCGGCCACTTTCGCCGCCGACTACCTGTCGGTGCGCATGGACTACGACGAGGACGGGGACGAGGCGCGCTGGGTGTCGGTGCGGGGCGTGGGTCCCCGCTGGTCGGCGCGCGCCGAGTCTCTCCGCGCCGCCCTGGCCCCCTGGGAGAAGCAGTGA
- a CDS encoding uracil-DNA glycosylase yields MTLEELRAEGVACTRCALAGSRTQVVFGVGNPRAGLMLIGEGPGRDEDLQGEPFVGRSGKLLDRLLAEEMGIDRTGCYIANVLMCRPPGNRDPRPEEIESCRPHLQAKIELMRPRVMITLGNFATRFVLERTEGIKRLRGRVYPYDHGVVVPTYHPSAALRSGGEVLAEMRADLIRAKQALAAPSAPAPAAGPVR; encoded by the coding sequence ATGACCTTGGAGGAGCTGCGCGCCGAGGGAGTGGCGTGTACCCGCTGCGCCCTGGCGGGCAGCCGGACCCAGGTTGTCTTCGGGGTGGGCAACCCCCGCGCCGGGCTCATGCTCATCGGCGAGGGGCCCGGTCGCGACGAGGACCTGCAGGGGGAGCCGTTCGTGGGCCGGTCGGGAAAGCTGCTCGACCGGCTGCTGGCCGAGGAGATGGGGATCGACCGCACCGGCTGCTACATCGCCAACGTGCTGATGTGCCGGCCGCCGGGGAACCGCGACCCCCGGCCCGAGGAGATCGAGAGCTGCCGGCCCCACCTGCAGGCCAAGATCGAGCTGATGCGCCCGCGGGTGATGATCACCCTCGGGAACTTCGCGACCCGCTTCGTGCTCGAACGGACCGAGGGGATCAAGCGCCTGCGGGGCCGGGTCTACCCCTACGACCACGGGGTGGTCGTCCCGACGTACCACCCGTCGGCGGCGCTTCGCAGCGGCGGGGAGGTGCTGGCCGAGATGCGGGCCGACCTCATCCGGGCCAAGCAGGCTCTCGCCGCCCCGTCGGCACCCGCCCCGGCCGCCGGGCCCGTCCGTTGA
- a CDS encoding P1 family peptidase produces MLTDVPGVAVGHWTEPVARTGCTVVLLDDGAVASGEVRGGAPGTREWALLAPERLVDHVDAVVLTGGSAFGLAACDGVTRWCAEHERGYPTRAGRVPIVVGAVLFDLGTGDGSVRPGPAEGYAAAASAGRAPFATGPVGAGAGATVGSWRGPEGSRPGGLGTATLPHGGLVVAALCAVNAYGDVLAPGAEPGAVVDVARLLEVPAPAAFQESTTIGVVATNAVLDKRGCLLAAQSAHDGLARALEPAHTTVDGDALVVVSTAATEAAGGGVEVRLDGLRALAARVTTAAVRAGAAAVASSG; encoded by the coding sequence GTGCTCACCGACGTCCCCGGGGTGGCGGTCGGCCACTGGACCGAGCCGGTGGCCCGGACCGGGTGCACCGTCGTGCTGCTCGACGACGGGGCGGTGGCGTCGGGCGAGGTGCGGGGCGGCGCCCCCGGCACGCGCGAGTGGGCCCTCCTGGCCCCCGAGCGGCTGGTCGATCACGTCGACGCGGTGGTGCTCACCGGCGGGTCGGCCTTCGGGCTGGCGGCGTGCGACGGCGTGACGCGGTGGTGTGCCGAGCACGAACGGGGCTACCCCACGCGTGCGGGGCGGGTCCCGATCGTCGTCGGCGCCGTGCTGTTCGATCTCGGGACCGGTGACGGCAGCGTGCGCCCCGGCCCGGCCGAGGGCTACGCCGCCGCCGCGAGCGCCGGCCGGGCCCCGTTCGCGACCGGACCGGTGGGAGCGGGCGCCGGTGCGACCGTGGGCAGCTGGCGGGGGCCGGAGGGGTCCCGGCCCGGTGGGCTCGGGACCGCCACCCTCCCTCACGGCGGACTGGTCGTCGCCGCCCTGTGCGCGGTGAACGCCTACGGGGACGTGCTGGCGCCGGGGGCCGAGCCCGGCGCGGTCGTCGACGTGGCCCGGCTGCTCGAGGTGCCCGCCCCGGCTGCGTTCCAGGAGAGCACCACCATCGGCGTGGTCGCCACCAACGCCGTGCTGGACAAGCGCGGCTGCCTGCTCGCCGCCCAGTCGGCCCACGACGGCCTGGCCCGGGCCCTCGAACCGGCCCACACCACGGTCGACGGGGACGCCCTGGTCGTGGTCTCCACCGCCGCCACCGAGGCCGCCGGCGGCGGGGTGGAGGTCCGCCTGGACGGCCTGCGGGCCCTGGCCGCCCGGGTCACCACGGCAGCCGTCCGCGCCGGCGCGGCGGCCGTAGCATCGTCGGGATGA